A stretch of DNA from Rheinheimera sp. MMS21-TC3:
TTTACTCACAAAGTAATATAAATCTGTTATTTCTGGTTGGGCTGCTGCCATTAAAGCCGTTTGACTAACTAGCGAAATAGGCCCTGGAGGTAATCCTGCGTGACGATAAGTATTATAAGGATGAGGATTTTGTAGATCACTTCGTTTAATATCACCATCAAAATCTTTAATACCATAGATAACCGTTGGATCAGTTTGTAAACGCATATTTTTGCGTAAACGATTAACAAATACAGAACTAACAATAGCCCTTTCTGGTATATAGCTGCTTTCTTTTTCAACAATGGAGGCTAAAATCAATAATTGATATGGCTGCTGCACTGGTAAATCAATTTGTCGCTGTTGCCATGCTGTAGAAAGCTGTTTGATTAATGCGCTAATAGCACGTTTTATTAAACTGCTGGCCGTACTGTTAGCGGTATAATAATAAGTATCAGGAAATATAAGCCCCTCTGCAGATTCTGGCTTATCCCCCCACTCTTTTGGCCAAGTAACAAGCTCTAAAACATCCTCTGCTGTTAACACATCTTGCTGCAAATAGTCGGCAAACTGGAGCCGTTGTAAAGCTTGAGCTAAAGTTTGGCCTTCAATAAAGGTTAATGAAAACTGGGCAACCTTTCCTTCTCTAAACAGGCTTAATATTGTCAATAGCGGCATACCATCACTAACACGATAACTGCCTTGTTTTACTGAAGCTAAGTGAGGATTAAGCTTGTTATATAATTTTAATAAAAAACAATCAGCTTTAGTTAGCTCACCTAACTGTTGCCATTGCTGACATAAGCTTTGAACAGAGCTTCCAGGCTTAACAGTATAAATTGGTTGAGTAAACTGAATACTAAGTGATTGTAAATGTTTAATACTGGCAAAATAGCCGGCAATTAATAACAGTACACCTAGAAGTAAAACTATTATCTTTTTTAGCATAATTGTCGCTTTATCAATGAAAACACTGGGGTTATATCTAAACTTCGTAACAAGAACTGTTGGACAGGAACTATCTCCATCAAGGCATTACAAATAAACATCGACTCAACATTAGCTAATTGTGGCAGGGTCCAATTAACTTGCTTTACCGCAAGTTGTTGCATTAAGTGTTGTCGCATAACACCCGCCACACCGGCTTGCTTTAAACAAGGTGTATACCACTGTTGCTGTTGATAGAAAAACACATTGGCTGCTGAGGCTTCGCAAGCATAGCCTAATTGATTAAAGACTAATAACTCATCAAACTCGGTTTCTGCAAGCTGCTGTTTTACTAATACTTGCTCTAACCTACTGGTGTGTTTAATGCCGGCTAACGCAGGTTGAATAGCAAGCTTTAACTCAGCAATACCAAGACTTATGCCTTGTTGTTGCCAAACTGTATAATTGGGCAATTTAGCCTGACTGATATAGATATTAGGTGCTGTTACATCCAAGCAACTATAACCTCGGCCGCCTTCACCACGTGATATTAAAACTTTTATTACTTGCGAGTCCTCAGTGATAGCAGCCATAACTTCTGCTTCTAAGCTAGCCCAATCGATAACCGAAAAACCTAGTTTATTAGCCGAATATTGCAAACGTGCCAAGTGCAAAGGCCAGAGTTGAATTTGCCCTGCTTTAACTTGCATAGTGGTAAAAATGCCATCACCATAGTTAAAACTGCGATCAAAACTGCTTACACTAAATGCCACTGCCCGCTCCATAATAGTTCTATCGCCACAGTATGCCTTAATTAACGGCTAACACAATAGAAAAAAAGGCCGCAATATGCAGCCTTTTGCTATGAAAACAGCCTATTAGACACGTTTAAATAGTATAGAGCCGTTAGTGCCACCAAAGCCAAAGGAGTTACATAAGGCATAATCCATTTTTACTTGGCGCCCTTCATGTGGTACATAATCTAAATCACAGCCAACATCTGGATTGTCTAGATTAATAGTCGGGGTTACCACTTGGTCTTGTAAAGATAGCACTGTGATAATAGATTCAACTGAACCAGCCGCACCTAATAAATGACCTATCATTGACTTAGATGAGCTCACCATCACTTTATCAATATTGCTGGCAAATACCGTTTTAATCGCTTGGGTTTCTGCAATATCACCCGCTGGTGTAGAAGTACCATGGGCATTAATATAAGCAACTTGCTCAGCATTAACTGCTGCATCTTTTAAGGCATTAGTCATTGCTAAAGCCGCACCAGCACCATTTTCTGGTGGTGATGTCATATGAAAAGCATCACCGCTCATACCAAAGCCTACTAATTCAGCATAAATTTTAGCACCACGGGCTTTAGCATGTTCATATTCTTCTAATACCATCACACCAGCACCATCGCCTAAAACAAAACCATCACGGTCTTTATCCCAAGGCCGACTAGCTTGTTGTGGCGCATCATTGCGGGTTGATAAAGCTCTAGCTGCAGCAAAGCCACCCATGCCTAATGGCGTAGACGCTTTTTCAGCACCACCAGCAACCATGACATCAGCATCACCATAGCTAATCATCCGTGCGGCATGCCCTATATTGTGAACGCCAGTAGTACAGGCAGTTACAATACTAATATTAGGTCCTTGCAAGCCCAGCATAATAGATAACTGACCTGCAATCATATTAATGATGGTTGAAGGCACAAAGAAAGGTGATAATTTCTTTGGACTACTAGCGAGTAATTTAGCATGATTTTCTTCAATCAAGCCTAAACCACCAATACCAGAACCTATAGCTGCACCTATGCGCGGAGCATTTTCTTCAGTTATTTCTATTCCTGAATCACGAAACGCCTGTATACCAGCCGCAACGCCATATTGAATAAACAGATCCATTTTTCGAGCATCTTTAACCGAAAAATAAGGCTCCACATCAAAATCTTTAAGTAAACCTGCAAATTTGGTGGTATAAGCACTGGTATCAAAGTGCTCTATCATAGAGACACCACTTTTACCTTGCTGTAAACCTTGCCAGCTTGAGGCTACATCATTACCTAATGGCGTTAACATACCTAAACCGGTAACAACAACACGACGTTTTGCCACAAAACCCTCCGCCATGGAAATTATTGAAGTTATAAAACGAAAACGGGTAGCTTAGCTACCCGTTATCCAAGCAAATCGCTTATTCAGCGTGTGCCTTAACATAGTCAATCGCGAACTGAACAGTAGTGATTTTCTCAGCTTCTTCGTCAGGAATTTCAGTATCAAACTCTTCTTCTAACGCCATAACTAATTCAACCGTATCTAGCGAGTCAGCACCTAAATCTTCAACAAAAGAAGCTTCGTTTTTAACTTCTTCTTCTTTAACACCTAGTTGTTCGATAATGATTTTTTTTACGCGTTCTTCGATGTTGCTCATCTTTCTTTCCTTTTACTCATATAAATCGCAACAGTTCGTGCAATTTTGTGTGGCGCTAGTTTATGCGTAACTAAAGTGGGTTGCAAGCTTGAGAATCAGCATTTTTTGCTGGTCAAACCTGATAACTTCACCCTTGTTACACCATATACATACCGCCGTTTACGTGAATTGTCTCGCCTGTAATATAGGCTGCTTGGTTTGATGCTAAAAATGCCACTGTAGCAGCTATTTCTTTAGGTTGACCTAATCGATTTGCTGGAACTTGACTAAAAATAGCTTCTTTTTGTTCTTCTGATAAGTCTTTCGTCATATCAGTATCAATAAAGCCTGGAGCTACAGCGTTAACTGTAATACCACGCGAAGCAACTTCTTTTGCTAGTGACTTAGTAAAACCAAGTACACCTGCTTTAGCTGCTGAATAGTTTGTTTGCCCAGCATTACCCATAGAGCCAACAACAGAGCCAATATTAATAATACGACCAAAACGTTGCTTCATCATTGGTCGCATAACCGCTTTACTTAAGCGATAAACCGATGTCAAATTAGTTTGAATGATATCAAGCCACTCTTCATCTTTCATCCGCATTAATAAATTATCGCGTGTGATACCGGCATTATTCACTAAAATTTCAATATCGCCAAGCTGTTGTTTTATTTCGGCTAAACATTGTTCAATTGAAGCGTTATCTGCGACATTTAACACTAGACCAAAGCCTTTGTCACCTAAATAACTGCTAATTGCCGCTGCGCCTTTCTCGGTTGTCGCTGTACCTACCACTTTTGCACCTAAAGCGGCTAATTGTTCAGCAACAGCACGGCCAATACCACGACTTGCGCCTGTAACTAATGCCACTTTGCCTTCTAATGAGATAAAGTTAGTCATTTATATTATTCCTGTTCTTGATTAAGTGCAGTCTCAAGCGAGGCTTGATCGCCTACTGCTGCTGTACTAATCGTTTTATCTATACGCTTAATTAAGC
This window harbors:
- the mltG gene encoding endolytic transglycosylase MltG gives rise to the protein MLKKIIVLLLGVLLLIAGYFASIKHLQSLSIQFTQPIYTVKPGSSVQSLCQQWQQLGELTKADCFLLKLYNKLNPHLASVKQGSYRVSDGMPLLTILSLFREGKVAQFSLTFIEGQTLAQALQRLQFADYLQQDVLTAEDVLELVTWPKEWGDKPESAEGLIFPDTYYYTANSTASSLIKRAISALIKQLSTAWQQRQIDLPVQQPYQLLILASIVEKESSYIPERAIVSSVFVNRLRKNMRLQTDPTVIYGIKDFDGDIKRSDLQNPHPYNTYRHAGLPPGPISLVSQTALMAAAQPEITDLYYFVSKGDGSHQFSTTLQQHNAAVQKYIFGK
- the pabC gene encoding aminodeoxychorismate lyase, with translation MAFSVSSFDRSFNYGDGIFTTMQVKAGQIQLWPLHLARLQYSANKLGFSVIDWASLEAEVMAAITEDSQVIKVLISRGEGGRGYSCLDVTAPNIYISQAKLPNYTVWQQQGISLGIAELKLAIQPALAGIKHTSRLEQVLVKQQLAETEFDELLVFNQLGYACEASAANVFFYQQQQWYTPCLKQAGVAGVMRQHLMQQLAVKQVNWTLPQLANVESMFICNALMEIVPVQQFLLRSLDITPVFSLIKRQLC
- the fabF gene encoding beta-ketoacyl-ACP synthase II → MAKRRVVVTGLGMLTPLGNDVASSWQGLQQGKSGVSMIEHFDTSAYTTKFAGLLKDFDVEPYFSVKDARKMDLFIQYGVAAGIQAFRDSGIEITEENAPRIGAAIGSGIGGLGLIEENHAKLLASSPKKLSPFFVPSTIINMIAGQLSIMLGLQGPNISIVTACTTGVHNIGHAARMISYGDADVMVAGGAEKASTPLGMGGFAAARALSTRNDAPQQASRPWDKDRDGFVLGDGAGVMVLEEYEHAKARGAKIYAELVGFGMSGDAFHMTSPPENGAGAALAMTNALKDAAVNAEQVAYINAHGTSTPAGDIAETQAIKTVFASNIDKVMVSSSKSMIGHLLGAAGSVESIITVLSLQDQVVTPTINLDNPDVGCDLDYVPHEGRQVKMDYALCNSFGFGGTNGSILFKRV
- the acpP gene encoding acyl carrier protein: MSNIEERVKKIIIEQLGVKEEEVKNEASFVEDLGADSLDTVELVMALEEEFDTEIPDEEAEKITTVQFAIDYVKAHAE
- the fabG gene encoding 3-oxoacyl-ACP reductase FabG, which gives rise to MSLEGKVALVTGASRGIGRAVAEQLAALGAKVVGTATTEKGAAAISSYLGDKGFGLVLNVADNASIEQCLAEIKQQLGDIEILVNNAGITRDNLLMRMKDEEWLDIIQTNLTSVYRLSKAVMRPMMKQRFGRIINIGSVVGSMGNAGQTNYSAAKAGVLGFTKSLAKEVASRGITVNAVAPGFIDTDMTKDLSEEQKEAIFSQVPANRLGQPKEIAATVAFLASNQAAYITGETIHVNGGMYMV